The following are encoded together in the Bradymonas sediminis genome:
- a CDS encoding 4Fe-4S dicluster domain-containing protein: MSEKPTVPGLPNPTDPRPGAEVTFRSTDDGGVDVSFSDGSEQFHVSRREFMRISGVAAASAAIAGSACRNPVEKIVPYVDRPEEVRIGTSNYYATVATGTAGQYGVLVETRAGRPIKIEGNPDHPLSMGATDARGQAFYRRLYDPDRQRNPLKIQKNDRHEELTWSKLDDAVKASVAKVKSGGGVRFLTSTMSGSAQHALIKEIADALPNAKHYTYDPLTSQALSAASKVAYGTALIPHYHFDKADFVVSLGSDFLGTWLSPVEFTKQFSSRRNVDGNMNRLVSFEGYLSLTGANSDDRHRVRYTDLPYVAMALAQQVASSGPAANSAVASKLSAFTPEAVAKITGVPAEVLEKTAKELGAAKGRSLVVAGTMGSGTEQGVALESAVTLLNELLGNVGQTVDPTRPSYQSMGGFTDLVALVKDIEAGKVDLLIIDRANPVYSAPPELKIAEAIAKVPMVVSTSDRVDETAIHAHYLATGNDSLESWGDSNPVHGLHAIQQPAIRPLYFTRSFEESLIVWFGQEAVASLKPFLQEQKAPSGNRPGNAPTFDPGSWYRYLRSHWEKEIYPKADAFADFDSFWEATLRKGVFIAKSDKPLAVRANMSAILGALPTSLPEAKKASTGLADKELHLFATVGLGDGQLANDGHLQELPDPITKNTWDSYVLLSPKTFKEAGLKTGDVLKMTVEVDGKKVDRMVPALMQPGMHDDVIGVPLGYGRTRVGQVGDDIGINGFALSHISENIQVLSGIKASLAKTGERKKMAITQGSQVLDLKMRPIVATGTLAEYKKNPAVGKPEHPTHYDLWNRHSYEPLKWGMSIDMTKCTGCNACVTACQEENNIPVVGRQGVYEGREMHWMRIDRYYRLPENDEGFREKRSKVFSDPMYAGDTTVALAEYMDNPRVFMQPMLCQHCENAPCETVCPVGATNHSSDGLNQMAYNRCVGTRYCANNCPYKVRRFNWYNFQEDRADTFLAKVFPEMVEHARMNAVDPLPMAHNPEVIVRSRGVMEKCTFCVHRLRKATWQVKKEGRDQIRDGDVMTACQQACPADAIHFGNLLDEGAAVAVDHNSPRALTVLEEIGVRPSIVYMSSIWNTDNAES, translated from the coding sequence ATGAGTGAAAAACCCACAGTTCCTGGTCTCCCGAACCCAACCGACCCGCGCCCCGGCGCCGAAGTCACGTTCCGCAGCACCGATGACGGTGGCGTGGACGTCAGCTTCTCGGATGGGTCAGAGCAATTCCACGTGTCGCGCCGCGAATTCATGCGCATCTCGGGAGTGGCTGCGGCCAGTGCCGCGATCGCTGGTTCGGCGTGTCGCAACCCCGTCGAGAAGATCGTCCCGTACGTGGACCGTCCCGAAGAGGTGCGCATTGGCACGAGCAACTATTACGCCACGGTCGCCACGGGCACCGCGGGGCAATACGGCGTGCTCGTCGAGACGCGTGCCGGCCGGCCGATTAAGATCGAGGGTAACCCCGATCATCCGCTGAGCATGGGCGCCACCGACGCGCGCGGCCAGGCGTTCTACCGTCGTCTCTACGATCCGGACCGCCAGCGCAACCCGCTCAAGATCCAGAAGAACGACCGTCACGAGGAGCTCACCTGGAGCAAGCTCGACGACGCGGTAAAAGCATCGGTCGCCAAGGTTAAGTCCGGCGGCGGCGTGCGTTTCTTGACCTCCACGATGAGCGGCAGTGCCCAGCACGCGCTGATCAAAGAGATCGCCGACGCCCTGCCCAACGCCAAGCACTATACCTACGACCCGCTGACCTCGCAGGCGCTGAGCGCCGCATCCAAGGTCGCCTACGGCACCGCGCTTATCCCTCACTATCACTTCGACAAGGCCGACTTCGTCGTCTCGCTCGGCAGTGACTTCCTGGGAACGTGGCTGTCGCCGGTCGAGTTCACCAAACAATTCTCGTCGCGTCGTAACGTTGACGGAAATATGAACCGCCTGGTCTCCTTCGAGGGTTATCTCTCGCTGACCGGCGCGAACTCCGACGACCGTCACCGCGTGCGCTACACCGACCTTCCCTACGTGGCCATGGCGCTTGCCCAGCAAGTCGCAAGCTCCGGCCCCGCCGCAAACTCCGCGGTCGCCTCGAAGCTGTCGGCCTTCACGCCGGAAGCCGTCGCGAAGATCACCGGTGTGCCGGCTGAAGTCCTTGAGAAGACCGCCAAAGAGCTGGGCGCCGCGAAGGGACGCAGCCTCGTCGTCGCCGGCACCATGGGCAGCGGCACCGAGCAAGGCGTCGCCCTTGAGAGCGCCGTCACCCTGCTCAACGAGCTGCTCGGAAACGTCGGTCAGACCGTCGACCCCACGCGCCCGAGCTACCAGAGCATGGGTGGATTCACCGATTTGGTCGCGCTGGTCAAAGACATCGAGGCCGGCAAAGTCGACCTTCTTATCATCGACCGCGCCAACCCGGTGTACTCGGCCCCGCCCGAGCTCAAGATCGCCGAAGCCATCGCCAAAGTGCCGATGGTCGTGAGCACCAGCGACCGCGTCGATGAGACCGCGATCCACGCCCATTATCTTGCGACCGGCAACGACTCCCTGGAATCCTGGGGTGACTCGAACCCCGTCCACGGACTCCACGCGATTCAGCAGCCGGCGATCCGCCCGCTCTATTTCACGCGCTCCTTCGAGGAGAGCCTGATCGTGTGGTTCGGCCAGGAGGCGGTCGCCTCGCTCAAGCCGTTCCTCCAGGAGCAAAAGGCGCCCAGCGGCAACCGTCCGGGCAACGCCCCGACCTTTGACCCGGGTTCTTGGTATCGCTACCTGCGCTCGCATTGGGAAAAAGAAATCTACCCGAAGGCCGACGCCTTCGCCGACTTCGACAGCTTCTGGGAAGCCACGCTGCGCAAGGGCGTCTTCATCGCCAAGAGCGACAAGCCCCTGGCGGTTCGCGCCAATATGAGCGCGATCCTCGGCGCCCTTCCCACCAGCCTGCCCGAAGCGAAGAAAGCATCCACCGGCCTGGCCGACAAGGAGCTTCACCTCTTCGCCACGGTCGGCCTGGGCGACGGTCAGTTGGCAAACGACGGCCACCTTCAGGAATTGCCCGACCCGATCACCAAGAACACGTGGGACTCCTACGTGTTGCTCAGCCCCAAGACCTTCAAAGAGGCGGGCCTGAAGACCGGTGACGTCCTTAAGATGACCGTCGAGGTCGACGGCAAGAAAGTCGACCGCATGGTCCCGGCGCTGATGCAGCCCGGCATGCACGACGATGTCATCGGTGTCCCGCTGGGCTACGGCCGCACGCGCGTCGGACAGGTCGGCGACGATATCGGCATCAACGGCTTCGCCCTGAGCCATATCTCCGAGAATATCCAGGTCCTCTCCGGCATCAAGGCCTCGCTGGCCAAGACCGGTGAGCGCAAGAAAATGGCGATCACCCAGGGCTCGCAGGTCCTCGACCTCAAGATGCGCCCGATCGTCGCGACCGGCACCCTCGCCGAGTATAAGAAGAACCCGGCGGTCGGAAAGCCCGAGCACCCCACGCATTACGACCTGTGGAACCGTCACAGCTACGAACCGCTTAAATGGGGCATGTCCATCGACATGACCAAATGCACCGGCTGTAACGCTTGTGTCACCGCGTGCCAGGAAGAGAACAACATCCCGGTCGTCGGGCGCCAGGGCGTCTACGAAGGCCGTGAGATGCACTGGATGCGCATTGACCGCTATTACCGCCTGCCGGAGAACGACGAGGGCTTCCGCGAGAAGCGCTCCAAAGTCTTCAGCGATCCGATGTACGCGGGCGACACCACCGTGGCGCTGGCCGAGTATATGGATAACCCGCGCGTCTTCATGCAGCCGATGCTCTGCCAGCATTGCGAAAATGCTCCGTGCGAGACGGTCTGCCCGGTCGGCGCGACCAACCATAGCTCCGACGGCCTCAACCAGATGGCCTATAACCGCTGCGTCGGCACGCGTTATTGCGCGAATAACTGCCCGTACAAAGTGCGTCGCTTCAACTGGTATAACTTCCAGGAAGACCGCGCCGATACGTTCCTGGCCAAGGTCTTCCCCGAGATGGTCGAGCACGCACGCATGAACGCGGTCGACCCGCTGCCGATGGCGCACAACCCAGAGGTCATCGTGCGAAGCCGCGGCGTCATGGAGAAGTGTACCTTCTGCGTGCACCGCCTGCGCAAGGCGACCTGGCAGGTCAAGAAGGAAGGCCGAGACCAGATTCGCGACGGAGACGTCATGACCGCCTGCCAGCAGGCATGCCCGGCCGACGCCATTCACTTTGGTAACCTCCTCGACGAGGGTGCAGCGGTCGCGGTCGACCATAACTCACCGCGCGCGCTCACCGTCCTCGAAGAGATCGGCGTACGCCCGTCCATCGTTTATATGTCGAGCATCTGGAATACCGATAACGCCGAGAGTTGA